The following are encoded together in the Strix aluco isolate bStrAlu1 chromosome 13, bStrAlu1.hap1, whole genome shotgun sequence genome:
- the MYOT gene encoding myotilin isoform X1 — translation MSVPNFPSVSSMCQPTMFNYERPKHFIQSKNVCQGQQQPPGPAASTESSRQIKQSSILIQPRNPSGQKFSSSSSLSSSITLSSPSCSAPKESTYPVTPASAQSPASSSSGQRLISMPNQPPAAFLCSVLPSQPDYNSQTPSPMEPHYSQPMYNKQASINSMQKTSDQEIRGTKEALIQDLEKKLRCKDNLLQNGNQRLTYEERMARRLLGPVNAASVLETQSEDNMQNAQHQNAENIRLQVPTTHIRSRPSSRGDERGHDSIQEKFFQPRFTQVPEDIIIEEGRFCRLDFKVSGLPTPDVMWYQNGRMVHQDQFHKMIVSEKGFHSFIFEAVKSSDAGTYECVAVNRAGESSFAVKVEVIAKEHHMPPTFIFKPQSKKVFEGDTARLECQISAIPTPRIYWKRNNEMVQYNTDRISLLHDNTGRICLLIHNANKKDAGWYTVSAVNGAGVATCHARLEVATHANKPIPAPKQLRVRPTFSKYLALNGRGLDVKQAFSPEGEFQRLAEQSGLYESDEL, via the exons ATGAGTGTCCCTAATTTCCCATCCGTTTCCTCTATGTGCCAACCAACCATGTTTAACTACGAACGTCCAAAACACTTTATCCAGTCTAAGAATGTGTGTCAAGGGCAACAGCAGCCTCCAGGACCTGCAGCCTCTACAGAGTCAAGCAGACAAATCAAACAGTCCTCCATCCTAATACAGCCTCGTAACCCAAGCGGGCAGAAATTCTCCTCCTCGTCATCGCTGAGCTCTTCAATCACGCTCTCCTCGCCTTCCTGTAGTGCCCCTAAGGAATCCACATATCCCGTCACACCTGCATCTGCGCAATCTCCTGCTAGCTCATCATCTGGCCAACGGCTTATATCCATGCCTAACCAACCCCCCGCAGCATTCCTGTGCTCAGTGCTACCCTCGCAGCCCGACTATAACAGCCAAACTCCTTCTCCTATGGAACCTCA TTACTCACAACCAATGTATAACAAACAAGCTAGCATCAACTCTATGCAGAAGACATCAGACCAAGAAATTCGAGGAACAAAAGAGGCCCTCATTCAGGACTTGGAAAAGAAACTCCGATGCAAAGACAACCTTCTCCAGAATGGGAACCAG CGATTAACTTATGAAGAAAGAATGGCTCGCAGGCTGCTCGGACCAGTAAATGCTGCATCTGTGTTGGAAACACAAAGTGAAGACAACATGCAGAACGCACAG CACCAGAATGCAGAAAACATCAGGCTGCAGGTTCCTACAACACACATAAG GAGCAGACCATCCTCAAGAGGAGATGAACGTGGACACGACTCAATCCAGGAAAAGTTTTTTCAGCCACGTTTTACACAAGTGCCTGAAGACATAATCATTGAGGAGGGACGATTCTGCAGGCTTGACTTCAAA GTTAGTGGGCTGCCGACTCCAGATGTGATGTGGTATCAGAATGGAAGGATGGTTCATCAAGATCAGTTCCATAAAATGATAGTGTCAGAAAAGGGATTCCACTCATTTATTTTTGAAGCAGTCAAATCATCTGATGCAGGGACATATGAATGTGTGGCTGTCAACCGTGCAGGAGAATCGTCTTTCGCAGTAAAAGTGGAAGTAATTG CAAAAGAACACCACATGCCTCCAACTTTCATCTTCAAGCCACAAAGCAAAAAGGTTTTTGAAGGAGATACAGCCAGACTTGAATGTCAGATCTCTGCTATCCCAACACCTCGGAtttactggaaaagaaacaacGAAATGGTACAATATAATACAGACCGAATAAG CTTATTACATGACAATACTGGAAGGATTTGCCTCCTGATTCATAATGCAAACAAGAAAGATGCTGGTTGGTATACCGTATCTGCTGTCAACGGAGCAGGTGTGGCCACATGCCATGCCAGGCTGGAGGTTGCAA caCATGCAAACAAGCCCATTCCAGCCCCAAAGCAGTTACGGGTTCGACCAACTTTTAGCAAGTATTTGGCACTTAATGGAAGAGGACTGGATGTGAAACAAGCTTTCTCACCAGAAGGAGAGTTTCAGCGTTTGGCTGAGCAGTCTGGACTGTATGAAAGTGATGAACTTTaa
- the MYOT gene encoding myotilin isoform X2 yields MYNKQASINSMQKTSDQEIRGTKEALIQDLEKKLRCKDNLLQNGNQRLTYEERMARRLLGPVNAASVLETQSEDNMQNAQHQNAENIRLQVPTTHIRSRPSSRGDERGHDSIQEKFFQPRFTQVPEDIIIEEGRFCRLDFKVSGLPTPDVMWYQNGRMVHQDQFHKMIVSEKGFHSFIFEAVKSSDAGTYECVAVNRAGESSFAVKVEVIAKEHHMPPTFIFKPQSKKVFEGDTARLECQISAIPTPRIYWKRNNEMVQYNTDRISLLHDNTGRICLLIHNANKKDAGWYTVSAVNGAGVATCHARLEVATHANKPIPAPKQLRVRPTFSKYLALNGRGLDVKQAFSPEGEFQRLAEQSGLYESDEL; encoded by the exons ATGTATAACAAACAAGCTAGCATCAACTCTATGCAGAAGACATCAGACCAAGAAATTCGAGGAACAAAAGAGGCCCTCATTCAGGACTTGGAAAAGAAACTCCGATGCAAAGACAACCTTCTCCAGAATGGGAACCAG CGATTAACTTATGAAGAAAGAATGGCTCGCAGGCTGCTCGGACCAGTAAATGCTGCATCTGTGTTGGAAACACAAAGTGAAGACAACATGCAGAACGCACAG CACCAGAATGCAGAAAACATCAGGCTGCAGGTTCCTACAACACACATAAG GAGCAGACCATCCTCAAGAGGAGATGAACGTGGACACGACTCAATCCAGGAAAAGTTTTTTCAGCCACGTTTTACACAAGTGCCTGAAGACATAATCATTGAGGAGGGACGATTCTGCAGGCTTGACTTCAAA GTTAGTGGGCTGCCGACTCCAGATGTGATGTGGTATCAGAATGGAAGGATGGTTCATCAAGATCAGTTCCATAAAATGATAGTGTCAGAAAAGGGATTCCACTCATTTATTTTTGAAGCAGTCAAATCATCTGATGCAGGGACATATGAATGTGTGGCTGTCAACCGTGCAGGAGAATCGTCTTTCGCAGTAAAAGTGGAAGTAATTG CAAAAGAACACCACATGCCTCCAACTTTCATCTTCAAGCCACAAAGCAAAAAGGTTTTTGAAGGAGATACAGCCAGACTTGAATGTCAGATCTCTGCTATCCCAACACCTCGGAtttactggaaaagaaacaacGAAATGGTACAATATAATACAGACCGAATAAG CTTATTACATGACAATACTGGAAGGATTTGCCTCCTGATTCATAATGCAAACAAGAAAGATGCTGGTTGGTATACCGTATCTGCTGTCAACGGAGCAGGTGTGGCCACATGCCATGCCAGGCTGGAGGTTGCAA caCATGCAAACAAGCCCATTCCAGCCCCAAAGCAGTTACGGGTTCGACCAACTTTTAGCAAGTATTTGGCACTTAATGGAAGAGGACTGGATGTGAAACAAGCTTTCTCACCAGAAGGAGAGTTTCAGCGTTTGGCTGAGCAGTCTGGACTGTATGAAAGTGATGAACTTTaa